In Cydia fagiglandana chromosome 16, ilCydFagi1.1, whole genome shotgun sequence, the following are encoded in one genomic region:
- the LOC134671661 gene encoding uncharacterized protein LOC134671661, protein MSCVFDGTSDASNFEIYIGATKIPTVCQFKYLGSIISNDGKIDKDVTHRTTVGWQKWRELTGVICDKKMPIKVKGKIYKSAIRPALLYGSECWATCKQQINKMHVTEMRMLRWSGGVTLLDKIRNDFIRGSFKVAPISDKLKENRLRWYGHILRRPEDHMVKIALNMPTQKRGKGRPPATWLTTVEKDMKDVNTDAEIAKNRGLWRKRTRKADPK, encoded by the coding sequence ATGTCGTGTGTGTTTGATGGCACTTCCGACGCCAGCAACTTTGAGATCTACATCGGCGCAACAAAAATCCCTACTGTGTGCCAGTTCAAATACTTAGGATCCATTATCAGCAACGATGGCAAGATCGATAAAGATGTCACACATAGAACCACAGTAGGTTGGCAAAAATGGAGAGAACTGACTGGCGTAATATGCGATAAGAAAATGCCAATAAAAGTAAAAGGGAAAATCTATAAAAGTGCAATAAGACCCGCTCTCTTATACGGCTCGGAATGCTGGGCAACAtgtaaacaacaaataaataaaatgcatgtTACAGAAATGCGCATGTTACGCTGGTCAGGAGGAGTCACACTGTTGGATAAAATCCGTAACGACTTTATTAGAGGGAGTTTCAAAGTCGCACCAATATCTGATAAACTTAAAGAAAATCGTCTCCGGTGGTACGGGCATATTCTACGTCGCCCAGAAGATCATATGGTTAAGATAGCCCTAAATATGCCGACACAAAAACGAGGAAAAGGAAGACCACCTGCCACCTGGCTGACGACAGTCGAAAAAGACATGAAAGATGTAAATACAGACGCTGAAATAGCCAAAAATCGTGGATTATGGAGGAAAAGGACAAGAaaggccgaccccaagtaa